Proteins found in one Plasmodium relictum strain SGS1 genome assembly, chromosome: 13 genomic segment:
- a CDS encoding small subunit rRNA processing factor, putative: MKILSKLKKNEKKNNEKKEKICSKSKGIKKKKSTYKNINERLLNNSKSISLETNKNLIIKKKEENILNNKGELEKIINKNDQLKKKKCSNTLKNDEFLIKKKMKINHTPNELKNREKKEKEKTKEKMEKGEKKKKKKNNNIKEINYTPLTEKIILTDRKKKKDLKKYYKNEIEKKAYESNLNFNKKNENNENQKNNESKRVNDEFKNGYDDSRCNNRNAKKRYMNKVQEDNIKKKCIIKEEKENKKKYENKLVKKEKEKNIKVIEQKKNIEKNKKNNIIYNDKKKKDKTINVKEKVSKPDEKNENIYKNNIENKLNFADDNKDICANENVYKDDQKDLYNNEKENIKMTFEVTNRFTVLGCDWDNISSVDVFYLFESYYNFEKRKKKKFDYSKSRAVKKVTIYTSKYGEKKLKYEEEHGPLINFDLLKKKKKNGEAIYRNNNLLDYIGDENENENKKLKKKKFLKKNSNQMELKNDMYNIADIYNDEDREKENEKIRLYQIQRSRYYFALVECYNKEIVEFLYEELNDMDADFCINYLDLRIIDDNCSLDDYKIKEYCDKIPENYKFYYCVTTALKHTYAKSSWDENPRRKKILSTRFTEEKLRELDLKEYLANSSSDEENYCIDDNYNNSESFNKSYSKENYRKLLLGDILNEEDLKGEKPFDHNESLPNNYNEEISSDENEKQKKLDNSKEDSYYYNEIKEETEENNNNDLHHQEKYKQLMDKNMKITNTDQNIMKSVNSSKNKSKVGKGNPEGDDDSDKENEVMQVFKNVLINKEQKEDKQNPWEKYLDKVKMKKKMKKKAYLESLKKKDEEIKKIITKKTNKRKKEQKIKNKVDYNSEKINENHVVDCRFADLYKNKDFNLDITNPNFKKTKFNEQILQKKL, encoded by the coding sequence atgaaaattttatccaaattaaaaaaaaatgaaaaaaagaacaatgaaaaaaaagaaaaaatttgtaGTAAATCTAAAgggattaaaaaaaaaaagtcaacatataaaaatataaatgaaaggCTATTAAATAACTCAAAAAGCATTTCATtagaaacaaataaaaatttaattattaaaaaaaaggaagaaaatattttaaataataaaggtGAATTAGAGAAAATAATCAATAAGAATGATCaactaaagaaaaaaaaatgttctaatacattaaaaaatgatgaattcttaattaaaaaaaaaatgaaaattaatcATACCcctaatgaattaaaaaatagagaaaaaaaagaaaaggagaaaacaaaagaaaaaatggaGAAAggggagaaaaaaaaaaaaaaaaaaaataataatataaaagaaataaattatacTCCATTGACCGAGAAAATCATTTTAActgatagaaaaaaaaaaaaagacttaaaaaaatattataaaaatgaaattgaaAAGAAAGCATATGAAAGTAATTTGaattttaataagaaaaatgagaataatgaaaaccagaaaaataatgaaagcaAAAGAGTTAATgatgaatttaaaaatggTTACGATGATTCAAGATGTAATAATAGAAATGCAAAAAAACGATATATGAATAAAGTGCAGGAggataacataaaaaaaaaatgtattatcaaagaagaaaaagaaaataagaagaaatatgaaaataaattagtaaaaaaagaaaaagaaaaaaatattaaagttattgaacaaaaaaaaaatattgaaaaaaacaaaaaaaataacatcatttacaatgataaaaaaaaaaaagataaaacaatcaatgtaaaagaaaaagttagTAAACcggatgaaaaaaatgaaaatatttataaaaataatatagaaaataagtTAAATTTTGCTGATGATAACAAAGATATATGCGCTAATGAAAATGTGTATAAAGATGATCAAAaagatttatataataatgagaaagaaaatattaaaatgacTTTTGAAGTAACTAATCGTTTTACAGTGTTAGGATGTGACTGGGATAATATATCTAGTGTTGATGTGTTCTATTTATTTGAatcatattataattttgaaaaaagaaaaaaaaaaaaatttgattaTAGTAAAAGTAGGGCAGTAAAAAAAGTAACCATTTATACATCAAAGTATGGggaaaaaaagttaaaatatgAGGAAGAACATGGTCCTTTGATCAATTTtgatcttttaaaaaaaaaaaaaaaaaatggagaagcaatatatagaaataataacTTGCTAGATTATATAGGAGATGAAAATgagaatgaaaataaaaagttaaaaaaaaaaaaattcttaaagAAAAACTCGAATCAAATGGagttaaaaaatgatatgtATAATATTGCAGATATTTATAATGATGAAGatagagaaaaagaaaatgaaaaaattagattATATCAAATTCAACGATCAAGATATTATTTTGCTTTAGTAGAATGctataataaagaaattgtAGAATTTCTCTATGAAGAATTAAATGATATGGATGCTGACTTTTGTATAAACTACTTAGATCTTAGAATAATTGATGATAATTGCTCACTTGATgactataaaataaaagaatattgTGATAAAATTccagaaaattataaattttattattgtgTTACTACTGCTTTAAAGCATACATACGCAAAATCATCGTGGGATGAAAATcctagaagaaaaaaaattttatctaCGAGATTTACTGAAGAAAAATTGAGAGAATTagatttaaaagaatatttagCTAATTCGTCTAGTgatgaagaaaattattgtattgatgataattataataattctgaatcatttaataaaagttatAGCAAAGAAAACTATAGAAAATTGCTCTTAGGtgatatattaaatgaagaGGATTTAAAAGGTGAAAAACCATTTGATCATAATGAATCATTACCAAATAATTACAATGAAGAAATAAGTAgtgatgaaaatgaaaagcagaaaaaattagataataGTAAAGAAGattcttattattataatgaaataaaggAAGAGacagaagaaaataataacaatgatTTACATCACCAAGAGAAATATAAACAGTTAATggataaaaatatgaaaataacaaATACAGACcaaaatattatgaaaagTGTAAATAGTTCCAAAAATAAATCTAAAGTTGGAAAAGGAAACCCTGAAGGTGATGATGATAgtgataaagaaaatgaagttATGcaagtttttaaaaatgtattaataaataaagaacaaAAAGAAGATAAACAAAATCCATGggaaaaatatttagataaggttaaaatgaaaaaaaaaatgaagaaaaaagcGTATTTagaatcattaaaaaaaaaagatgaagaaataaaaaaaataataactaAAAAGacaaataaaagaaaaaaagaacaaaaaataaaaaataaagtagaTTATAACTCAGAAAAAATAAACGAAAATCATGTGGTTGATTGTAGATTCGcagatttatataaaaataaagactTTAATTTAGATATAACAAACCCCAATTTTaagaaaacaaaatttaaTGAACAAATTCTCCAAAAAAagttgtaa